A stretch of the Hydra vulgaris chromosome 09, alternate assembly HydraT2T_AEP genome encodes the following:
- the LOC136085604 gene encoding uncharacterized protein LOC136085604, with amino-acid sequence MMYHVKKYVEKYIALKKSQKKIGIGYLETRNKFEKSMTGLFWAGEDITLLERSLKTDRLRLEADKIEDLTFIRDQLSCRKMVIGALDGRFVDVSNRSASRNNSKTSGIVKKTFHDFSGFSSESEMITDDSNDTCSEDDFKIGNASKKKTVKNMTLKIPKDIFSKTARTAIGMGISTNQATALISSFLCNAGGDIENVTLSHSSTHRIFDTIIRNDAGVLRANITSMVKTSGKHIIVHFDSKIIKDYTGSIDETKDRTCVLIRHDNQSHLLGAPGLEHGSGEAQFTAIQNLLDSFDLGQFIHGVCFDTTASNTGYLKGACARLANFHGRPLLLLACRHHVGELHIKHFCNEVAVNKSVGPENQLFKSLKQNWHGIDANNEKMLLKFNHQNVKGTWLEKQALLALKTCKDLIDKNKLRNSQTFEKRKDYCELAELVVMFLEEDQTVRYKIHKTRAISHARFMAKALYYMKFNLLLPKIRQVLFLSDEIVKEINRMAEYISLFWASWFLTCEFSDSAAFEVKLNFLNIFILDQRNYWQVCHYNAYEPAAEVVLKSWRNHMWYLDPSTVVLALACSNKDHYIEMEKMAKVLYSTQRSGIKNVGTVRTKTKILSDSSFLFNIDQPPSLESYISPDSWLIFDILGHTSEKCLWMKLPQIFWKEFPGYNEFQSFVKSVEVVNDSSERAVKLIQDNVERAKSEEKLQNLLQMKNSWKKPFKKTKNGYKESVTTPAPSLLAVS; translated from the exons CGGGACCAGCTAAGTTGCAGAAAGATGGTGATTGGAGCGTTGGACGGTCGGTTTGTAGATGTTAGTAATAGATCTGCATCAAGAAATAACTCTAAAACCTCTggtatagtaaaaaaaactttccatgaTTTCTCCGGATTTTCCTCTGAAAGTGAAATGATTACTGATGACTCTAATGATACATGTTCCGAAGATGATTTTAAGATTGGTAACGCATCAAAGAAGAAGACAGTGAAAAATATGACTCTAAAGATACcaaaagacattttttcaaaaactgccAGAACTGCTATTGGGATGGGAATATCTACTAACCAGGCAACAGCACTTATCTCTTCTTTTCTTTGCAATGCCGGTGGAGATATAGAAAATGTAACATTATCCCACAGCTCAACTCACAGGATTTTTGATACAATAATAAGAAATGATGCTGGTGTTCTTAGAGCAAACATAACCAGTATGGTTAAGACGAGCGGCAAACACATCATTGTGCATTTTGATAGCaaaattatcaaagattatACGGGTAGCATAGATGAGACAAAAGACCGAACTTGTGTGCTTATAAGGCATGACAATCAGTCCCATCTGTTAGGCGCTCCAGGGTTGGAACACGGCAGTGGTGAGGCTCAGTTCACAGCAATTCAAAATCTATTAGATTCTTTTGATCTAGGGCAGTTCATCCACGGAGTTTGTTTTGATACCACTGCTTCAAACACTGGCTATTTAAAAGGAGCTTGTGCAAGGTTAGCTAATTTTCATGGCCGACCATTGCTCTTGTTAGCCTGCCGCCATCATGTAGGAGAGCTccatataaaacacttttgcaaTGAAGTTGCAGTAAACAAATCTGTTGGACCAGAGAATCAACTATTTAAATCTCTAAAGCAGAACTGGCATGGTATTGATGCAAACAACGAGAAGATGCTGTTGAAATTTAATCACCAGAATGTTAAGGGTACCTGGTTGGAGAAGCAGGCTCTATTGGCGCTAAAAACTTGCAAGGACCTGATagataaaaacaagttaagaaATAGTCAG acTTTTGAGAAGCGCAAAGATTATTGTGAACTGGCAGAGCTTGTAGTTATGTTCCTTGAAGAAGATCAGACAGTTAGGTATAAAATTCACAAAACCAGAGCTATTTCACACGCCAGGTTCATGGCAAAGGCATTGTACTATATGAAGTTCAATTTGCTTCTCCCTAAGATCAGACAGGTTCTTTTTCTGAGTGATGAAATTGTCAAAGAGATCAACAGAATGGCTGAATACATTTCTCTTTTCTGGGCATCGTGGTTTTTGACCTGCGAGTTTTCTGATTCTGCAGCTTTTgaagtaaaacttaatttcctaaatatttttatatta GATCAACGAAACTATTGGCAGGTGTGCCATTACAATGCGTATGAGCCTGCCGCAGAAGTGGTATTAAAATCATGGCGAAACCATATGTGGTATTTGGATCCATCAACCGTGGTGCTGGCGCTAGCATGTTCTAATAAAGATCACTACATCGAAATGGAAAAGATGGCAAAAGTTCTTTATTCAACCCAACGGAGTGGCATTAAAAATGTAGGAACGGTTAGAACCAAAACTAAAATCCTTTCTGATagcagttttttgtttaatatagatCAACCACCAAGTCTTGAATCATATATTTCGCCAGATTCCtggttaatttttgatatcCTAGGTCATACTTCTGAAAAATGTCTATGGATGAAACTCCCTCAGATTTTTTGGAAAGAATTTCCAGGATACAATGAGTTTCAAAGCTTCGTAAAATCTGTCGAAGTTGTTAACGACTCATCAGAACGTGCAGTAAAACTCATTCAAGATAATGTAGAGCGTGCGAAGAGCGAGGAAAAACTTCAGAACCTTCTCCAAATGAAAAACTCTTGGAAAAAGCCATTTAAAAAGACGAAGAATGGATACAAGGAGTCAGTTACAACGCCTGCTCCCTCGCTACTGGCTGTGAGTTAA